DNA from Acidimicrobiales bacterium:
GACGCTGCGGGGGGCGGCGGCTGGCTCGCCCCTCGTGTCGCGACTGCTCGCAGCCGTGCCCCCGGACCACCGGGTGACCACCGAGGAGCCGTGCCCCTACGTGCGCCTGCCAAGCACGTGGGACGAGTACCTGGCGGGTCGAAGCATCGAGTTCGCCAAGAACCTTCGGCGCCGGCGAAGGAGGCTCGCCGAAGACCACCCGAGCGCCACCTGCCGAAGGGTCGACGAGCCGCAGGCGTTGGACGCAGCCATGGATGATCTGGTCCGCCTCCACTCCTCGCGTTTCACCGGCCCGGACGGTGGCGCGTTCGCAGATCCCGGGCTCGAGCGCTTCCACCGCATGGTGGCCCGTCGCTTCCTCGCCCAGGGGTGGCTGCGCCTGTACATGCTCGAGGTCGACGGCCGACCGATCGCCGTCCGCTACGGGTTCGCCCATGGCGGGGTGTTCTGGGCCTACATCACCGGCTACGACCAAACCTTCGCTCGGTACAGCCCGAGCACGCAGCTCAACGCCCACGCCATCGGCGAGGCGATCGC
Protein-coding regions in this window:
- a CDS encoding GNAT family N-acetyltransferase: MRTLDALWALEREWRGLSAAGRMRNPFLTWEWVSSWMECFSGSNRPNVVMVRGPGGELVGIAPLVRRTRRYRGVPVRELAFVGTGPAAPDHLDVLCMDGAEEDVAGAVLGHLRGGRYGFDLLTLRGAAAGSPLVSRLLAAVPPDHRVTTEEPCPYVRLPSTWDEYLAGRSIEFAKNLRRRRRRLAEDHPSATCRRVDEPQALDAAMDDLVRLHSSRFTGPDGGAFADPGLERFHRMVARRFLAQGWLRLYMLEVDGRPIAVRYGFAHGGVFWAYITGYDQTFARYSPSTQLNAHAIGEAIAEGLHEFDFLQGDEQYKAEWTSDRRHDVNVTVPARAGLRALVSARKRVRR